TCGGCCTTGCGGCTCCGGTGCACCCCCTGCCACTGATAAAGCCGAACCCCGGCCAGAAGCCAGGGGAGGGCCAGAAGGAGCCCCAGGGCTAGGAGGAGGACCCCACGCAGGGAAAGCCCCCGGGAGCGCGTCCGGGCTCGCGGCTGATAAGGATACCCCGCGCTCAGAGCTCGCATCGCTCGGCCACCCTCAGGCGGGCACTTCGGGCCCGCGGATTACGACGGATCTCCTCGGCCGAAGGCCGAATAACCCTTTTGGTCAAGATCCGGAGGCGCGGATCCCCCCGGAAGGCTTGTTTAACCAGGCGGTCTTCCAGGGAATGAAAAGAAATGATCGCCAGCCGCCCCCCGGGCTTCAGGATCTCCGGGGCTCGGGAAAGGAACCTCTGGAGATTCTCCAACTCTCGGTTGACGGCGATTCTCAGGGCCTGAAAGGTAAGCGTAGCCGGGTGTTCCCCCCGTTTGCGGGGTCTCACCGCCTCGGCCACGATCCGGGCCAACTCCCCGCTGGTCTCAATGGGCTTGCGCCTTCGGGCCTGGACAATGGCCCGGGCGATGCGCTCGGCCCGGGGCTCCTCTCCGTAGGTCCGCAGGATCTCCACCAGTTCCCGGTAAGAAAGACGGTTCACCAGGTCCCGGGCGGTCTCTTCGGTGCGGGTATCCATGCGCATATCCAGGGGCTCGTCCCTGAGGAAGCTGAAGCCCCGCCCGGAGCCCTCAAGGAGAAAGGAGGATATTCCCAGGTCCAGAAGGGCGCCGTCCACTTTTACCCCCTCAGAAAGAAGGATCTCCGGGGCCTCGGCGAAATTGGCCCGCCACAGGCGAAAACGGCCCGGAAATTCCCGGGAGAGCCGTTCTTCAGCCAGCCGAAAGGAGGTCTCCTCCCACTCAAACCCGTAAAGAAAGCCCTCCGGGGAAGAGGCCCGCAGAAGGGCCCGACTGTGTCCGCCGAGCCCCACGGTCCCGTCCAGATAGACCCCTCCGGGGCGCACCGCAAGCCATTCCAGGACCTCTTCCAGAAGGACCGGCTCATGTTTGGGTTCCAAGGCTCAATTCCGCCACCTTTCGAGAAAGTTCGTCAAAGGAGGCCTCGGCCTCCTCCATCCGCGCCTCCAGTCTCTCCGGGGCCCAGATCTCAAAGCGGTCGAGAAGGCCCAGGATTTCCGCCTCCCGGTTCAACCCTGCAGCCTCCCGGAGATGGGCCGGAAGAAGGATACGTCCCTGGCGATCCAGGGCGCATTCCTCGGCCGAACCCAGAAAGTAACGCAGGTAAAGCCTCACCTCGGGAAGGTCCTGCGGGAGCCTTAAAAGTCTTTCCTCCACCTTTCGCCACTCCTCCCAGGGATAGGCCACCAGACATTCGGGATGGCGGGTGACCACCAGGACCGCTCCCCCATAGCGCTGGCGCAAGATCTCCCGGAAGCGGCTGGGGATACTCAACCGCCCCTTCTCGTCCAACGCATGACGGAAACGGCCCCGAAACATTTACCACTTTCTCCCACTATTTCCCACCACTAGGCTACTTAAAAAGAACTCCTGCTGTCAAGCCCTCTTTTTTTTCTAAAAATAGAGGAGTTATAAAAAGAAGAAAAATAGGGCCTTTTAAGGAGCTTTCTTCTAATTTCTTTATCTTATGAAGAAATTTTGTTGTGGGTTATTGGTAAGAACGTTGGCGTTTGCGGCGCAACTCGCGCACCGCTCTTAGATGTTCGCGATAGGTGGTGGAAAATTTATGGGAGCCGTCGCCCCGAGAGACGAAATAGAGATAAGGCACCTTGGCCGGATAAAGAACGGCCCTCAGGGACTTCTCCCCGGGATTGGCGATGGGGGTGGGAGGCAGTCCCGGATAGCGATAGGTGTTATAGGGGCTGTCCACCCGGAGGTGTTTGTAATAAAGCCGGCCCCGAAAGCGCCTCAAGGCGTAGCGCACCGTGGGGTCGGCCTGAAGGGGCATGCCCCGCCGGAGGCGATTCCAGTAAACCGCCGCAATGAGGGGTTTTTCCCGGGAAAGCACGGCCTCCTTCTCCACGATGGAGGCCAGGGTGACCACCTCATAGACCGAAACCCCCAGCTCCCGGGCCCGGGGCTCGTACTTGCGCCAGACCTCCCAAAAGCGCTCCACCATGATGCGGATGATCTCCTCGGCCGAAAGCCCCTTGACAAAATAATAGGTATCCGGAAAGAGGAACCCCTCCACCGTGGGCCCAGGGATCCCCAAGGAATGGGCCAGGTCCGAATCCAGGGCCCGGGCCAGGAACTCCTTGCGGGAGATCAATCCGGCCCGTTCCAAGAGATCGGCCACCTCCCACACGTTGGCCCCCTCGGGAATGGTCACGATGTGGGTGATCACCCGCCCTTCGGCCAGTTGGCGCAGGATCTCCGCCGGACTCTGATGGGGAGAAAGCTCGTATTCCCCGGCCTTGAGCCGGGAAAGGAGCCCCAGCCGCAGGCCTTCCAGATAAAACCCCCACTCGCTCCGGAGAAGACCCCGGGCCCGAAGGAGATGAGCCACCTCCTTGACCGGGGTCCCCGGGGGGATATAGATCACCTGCGGGGCAGGCCTTTCGGCCGCCGGCTCCGTAACCTCGAGATACCAGCCCGCAAACCAGAGGGCCACGATAAGGAGAGGCAGACAGATCCTCATCTGGACAAACCCACAGGTCCTTTTAGAATAACCTAAATCCTCGCGGTGGAGAAAACCACATGGAAATGGAAGAAGTCCTGAAGGTCCTGGAAAAGGAAGCGGCGGAAAATCCCCGCTCCATCTTTGCTCGTCATCGGCTGGCCCTGGCTTACTGGCGGGCGGGAAAACTCGATCAGGCCAAAGAGACCCTGAAGGAGATCCTGCGTCTCGACCCCCACAACTTCGAGGCCCTCACCAATTTGGGGACCCTCCTGGCCCAGGAGGGGCAACTGGAGGAGGCCCGCAAGGCCTTCTCCCTGGCCCTCAAGATCTACCCGGCCTCCCCGGAGGCCCTGACCAACATGGGGCTCATCTCCTTCCAGCTGGGGGAACTCGAAGAGGCCGAAAGGTATTACCGCCAGGCC
This portion of the Thermosulfurimonas marina genome encodes:
- the rsmH gene encoding 16S rRNA (cytosine(1402)-N(4))-methyltransferase RsmH, coding for MEPKHEPVLLEEVLEWLAVRPGGVYLDGTVGLGGHSRALLRASSPEGFLYGFEWEETSFRLAEERLSREFPGRFRLWRANFAEAPEILLSEGVKVDGALLDLGISSFLLEGSGRGFSFLRDEPLDMRMDTRTEETARDLVNRLSYRELVEILRTYGEEPRAERIARAIVQARRRKPIETSGELARIVAEAVRPRKRGEHPATLTFQALRIAVNRELENLQRFLSRAPEILKPGGRLAIISFHSLEDRLVKQAFRGDPRLRILTKRVIRPSAEEIRRNPRARSARLRVAERCEL
- the mraZ gene encoding division/cell wall cluster transcriptional repressor MraZ; its protein translation is MFRGRFRHALDEKGRLSIPSRFREILRQRYGGAVLVVTRHPECLVAYPWEEWRKVEERLLRLPQDLPEVRLYLRYFLGSAEECALDRQGRILLPAHLREAAGLNREAEILGLLDRFEIWAPERLEARMEEAEASFDELSRKVAELSLGTQT
- the mltG gene encoding endolytic transglycosylase MltG: MRICLPLLIVALWFAGWYLEVTEPAAERPAPQVIYIPPGTPVKEVAHLLRARGLLRSEWGFYLEGLRLGLLSRLKAGEYELSPHQSPAEILRQLAEGRVITHIVTIPEGANVWEVADLLERAGLISRKEFLARALDSDLAHSLGIPGPTVEGFLFPDTYYFVKGLSAEEIIRIMVERFWEVWRKYEPRARELGVSVYEVVTLASIVEKEAVLSREKPLIAAVYWNRLRRGMPLQADPTVRYALRRFRGRLYYKHLRVDSPYNTYRYPGLPPTPIANPGEKSLRAVLYPAKVPYLYFVSRGDGSHKFSTTYREHLRAVRELRRKRQRSYQ
- a CDS encoding tetratricopeptide repeat protein is translated as MEMEEVLKVLEKEAAENPRSIFARHRLALAYWRAGKLDQAKETLKEILRLDPHNFEALTNLGTLLAQEGQLEEARKAFSLALKIYPASPEALTNMGLISFQLGELEEAERYYRQALEVKADLPAVWVNLSTVLIARESYPEAEEACRQALSYDPQFALAWNNLAVALYYQDRREEAREALSRAKSLGYPVNPEFEKLLAS